The following proteins are co-located in the Brevibacillus laterosporus DSM 25 genome:
- a CDS encoding ABC transporter ATP-binding protein has translation MNFQKQEQTPLKKPVFQWVLTHVRPYRFWVFLCIVTSLIVATVEIWMGILIRTMVENTNDYQKLVSFATLIFGLTIVGFISKYFIKYSAVKFSANALRDLKNNVTYHIEKMPISAVEKYHTGDITSRLTNDATLLQNFLQQHFYQIFYMPVIFVGALCLLVSTNWKLVVLSISILPVAILIMGVLSKPLRKYTEELQQHLGKANSIAQDTVSGIHMVKAFNLADVLFEKYSSTMANVLQKGILVEKKRAWMTAPGMLLFSAPIVFFVAYGGYLIQTGELDLGNLVLFSYLLNYIIEPLSLMPVLFAQVQEVSGASKRMFEILEQPIEQEDKPRLDMDPHTQPVVFKNVSFAYDGHEKILDRVSFTLSENKTIALVGASGSGKSTILKLLCGFYPITHENEDSSITVYGHTLREWNPTDMRKYISLVSQETYLFPVTIAENIAFGKQDATRDEIIAAAKVANAHQFIMELPEGYETIVGERGSRLSGGQKQRIAIARAILKDAPILLLDEPTSALDTQSEAMVQEALEQMMRNRSVLVVAHRLSTIKDADEVLVVDKGHIVESGTHNELLSKNGVYARLYKKQFIAEEHGRMAEEEVYSCS, from the coding sequence ATGAATTTTCAAAAACAAGAGCAAACACCCCTAAAAAAACCTGTGTTCCAGTGGGTATTAACGCATGTCAGACCATATCGTTTTTGGGTTTTTCTCTGTATCGTTACTTCTCTGATCGTAGCGACAGTCGAAATTTGGATGGGAATCTTAATTAGAACGATGGTAGAAAATACAAATGACTATCAAAAGCTAGTAAGCTTCGCTACCTTGATTTTCGGATTAACGATTGTCGGTTTTATTTCAAAATATTTCATAAAATATTCAGCTGTAAAATTTAGCGCAAATGCTCTACGAGATTTAAAAAATAATGTTACCTATCACATAGAAAAAATGCCTATTTCTGCGGTTGAAAAATATCATACGGGAGATATTACTTCTCGCTTAACAAACGATGCCACGTTATTGCAGAATTTTTTGCAACAACATTTCTATCAAATTTTTTATATGCCTGTTATTTTTGTTGGTGCCCTTTGTTTGTTAGTTTCTACCAATTGGAAATTAGTTGTGTTAAGTATCTCCATTTTGCCAGTAGCAATTTTGATTATGGGTGTTTTGAGTAAACCTTTACGAAAATATACAGAAGAACTACAACAGCACCTAGGAAAAGCTAACTCAATAGCCCAAGATACTGTGTCAGGTATACATATGGTAAAAGCTTTTAATTTAGCGGATGTGTTATTTGAGAAATATTCGTCTACTATGGCTAACGTTTTGCAAAAAGGAATTTTGGTAGAAAAGAAGCGAGCATGGATGACTGCCCCTGGTATGTTGCTTTTCTCTGCTCCAATCGTCTTTTTTGTAGCATACGGAGGATACTTAATTCAAACTGGGGAATTAGATCTAGGAAATTTAGTCTTGTTCAGTTATTTGCTTAACTATATTATAGAGCCACTTTCTCTCATGCCTGTATTATTTGCACAAGTACAAGAGGTATCGGGCGCATCGAAACGTATGTTCGAAATCTTAGAACAGCCGATTGAACAAGAGGATAAGCCTCGATTGGACATGGACCCACATACACAACCAGTTGTTTTTAAAAATGTATCATTTGCCTATGATGGTCATGAAAAAATATTGGATCGGGTTAGCTTTACCTTGTCTGAAAATAAAACAATCGCATTAGTAGGCGCTAGTGGTAGTGGAAAAAGCACAATCTTAAAACTATTATGTGGTTTTTACCCTATAACACATGAAAATGAAGACAGCAGCATTACAGTTTACGGGCACACTCTACGGGAATGGAATCCTACCGACATGCGAAAGTATATTTCCTTGGTCTCTCAAGAAACATATCTTTTTCCAGTTACGATTGCCGAAAATATAGCATTCGGCAAACAAGATGCTACAAGAGATGAGATCATCGCCGCGGCAAAAGTAGCAAATGCTCACCAGTTCATCATGGAGCTTCCTGAAGGTTACGAAACGATCGTTGGGGAAAGAGGTTCACGATTATCAGGGGGACAAAAACAGCGCATTGCAATTGCTCGGGCTATCTTAAAAGATGCACCTATTCTACTTTTAGATGAACCAACCTCCGCATTAGACACCCAATCTGAAGCAATGGTACAAGAAGCACTAGAACAGATGATGAGAAATCGTTCGGTTCTCGTTGTTGCTCATCGCCTCTCAACGATTAAAGATGCTGATGAGGTATTGGTAGTAGATAAAGGACATATTGTCGAGAGTGGGACACATAATGAGCTACTTTCAAAAAATGGAGTGTATGCGAGACTATACAAAAAGCAATTTATTGCTGAAGAGCATGGAAGGATGGCAGAAGAGGAGGTATACTCATGTTCATAA